Proteins from a genomic interval of Afifella aestuarii:
- a CDS encoding (2Fe-2S)-binding protein, producing the protein MTLSISLTINGEPRSVAIDDPRVTLLDLLRERLHLTGTKKGCDRGQCGACTILVDGARVNSCLALAISHDGADITTIEGLAEGDRLHPVQEAFIAHDGFQCGYCTPGQIMSAVGLIAEGHANGDAERVRELMSGNLCRCGAYRGITEAVLEAEAKLASRERDAA; encoded by the coding sequence ATGACCCTCTCTATCAGCCTCACCATCAATGGCGAGCCACGATCCGTCGCAATCGACGATCCGCGCGTCACGCTCCTCGATCTTCTGCGCGAGCGCCTGCACCTCACCGGCACCAAGAAGGGCTGCGACCGCGGCCAGTGCGGCGCCTGCACCATTCTCGTCGATGGCGCGCGGGTGAATTCGTGCCTCGCGCTCGCCATCAGCCATGACGGTGCCGACATCACCACCATCGAAGGCCTCGCCGAAGGGGACCGCCTGCATCCCGTGCAGGAAGCCTTCATCGCCCATGACGGCTTTCAATGCGGCTATTGCACCCCCGGCCAGATCATGAGCGCCGTCGGCCTCATCGCCGAAGGCCATGCGAACGGCGATGCGGAACGCGTGCGCGAATTGATGAGCGGCAATCTCTGCCGCTGCGGCGCCTATCGCGGCATCACCGAGGCCGTGCTCGAGGCCGAAGCGAAGCTCGCAAGCCGCGAAAGGGACGCCGCATGA
- a CDS encoding toll/interleukin-1 receptor domain-containing protein, producing MRDYDVAVSFAGEDRPTVSEFATALDQKGVRVFYDNFEQANLWGKDLYQHLHHIYKDKARYCIIFISKAYARKNWTRHELKNAQARSLSEKYEYILPVRLDDADIPGLNPTIGYIDLRHVSFDELVRLTLEKIGRRASPIARRIAPNSKEVELVEYNGILVRQGWPKRIEAAQHQPMALVVRPFERVRYGDEGRFTDAEATRQELPAICHDCGVLHGQLHVPGCDMEECAMCGGQAIGCGCSYTAVTRDEVERWEEHAPPFDKTPYEK from the coding sequence GTGAGAGACTACGATGTTGCCGTCTCTTTCGCGGGAGAGGACCGTCCGACCGTAAGTGAGTTCGCCACTGCGCTCGACCAAAAAGGTGTCCGCGTCTTTTACGACAATTTCGAGCAGGCCAACCTGTGGGGGAAAGACCTCTATCAGCATCTTCATCATATATATAAAGATAAAGCGCGCTACTGCATAATTTTTATCTCTAAGGCCTATGCGCGCAAGAATTGGACACGGCACGAACTAAAGAACGCTCAAGCTAGATCTCTATCTGAGAAATATGAGTACATTCTCCCAGTTCGACTTGATGATGCAGACATTCCAGGCCTCAACCCAACAATTGGCTATATTGATCTACGTCATGTAAGTTTTGACGAACTCGTTCGGCTGACGCTTGAGAAAATTGGGCGCAGAGCTTCTCCTATTGCGAGACGGATTGCTCCTAATAGTAAGGAGGTCGAGCTTGTCGAGTACAATGGCATATTGGTTAGACAAGGCTGGCCAAAGAGGATCGAGGCGGCTCAGCATCAACCCATGGCATTGGTCGTCAGACCTTTCGAGCGTGTCCGCTATGGCGACGAGGGCCGTTTCACTGACGCAGAAGCTACAAGACAAGAACTTCCTGCCATCTGTCATGACTGCGGCGTTCTGCATGGCCAGCTACATGTTCCCGGGTGCGACATGGAAGAGTGCGCAATGTGCGGAGGACAGGCAATAGGCTGCGGTTGCAGCTACACCGCCGTTACTCGCGACGAGGTGGAGCGCTGGGAGGAACACGCCCCACCCTTTGACAAGACTCCCTACGAGAAATAG
- a CDS encoding TetR/AcrR family transcriptional regulator yields MERKTEQPRRRPRADYLRNRERLLTAAAEVFRTHGGQATLEGVAKAAGVGIGTLYRHFPTREALFEAVYRREINEMVALAERLEGEADPVAALRQWVHANIRLIATKQGMLTALALAVDKSSEIYTYSYTSLTGAIARLLERAKEAGRMREDVTPEDLLLTLIGMCLVRTGSGFEDDVIRLADLFLDGLTRG; encoded by the coding sequence ATGGAACGGAAAACCGAACAGCCAAGGCGCAGGCCGCGCGCCGATTATCTGCGCAACCGCGAGCGGCTTCTCACCGCCGCGGCCGAGGTGTTTCGCACCCATGGCGGGCAGGCGACTTTGGAAGGCGTGGCGAAGGCGGCGGGGGTGGGCATCGGCACGCTCTACCGGCATTTTCCGACGCGCGAGGCGCTGTTTGAGGCCGTCTATCGCCGCGAGATCAACGAGATGGTGGCGCTCGCCGAACGGCTCGAAGGCGAGGCGGACCCGGTCGCCGCGCTGCGCCAATGGGTGCACGCCAATATCCGGCTGATCGCGACGAAGCAGGGCATGCTGACGGCGCTGGCGCTCGCCGTCGACAAATCCTCGGAAATCTACACCTATTCCTACACGAGCCTCACCGGCGCGATCGCGCGCCTGCTGGAGCGCGCCAAAGAGGCCGGGCGCATGCGCGAAGACGTGACGCCCGAGGATCTGCTTCTGACCCTCATCGGCATGTGCCTGGTGCGCACCGGGTCGGGGTTTGAAGATGATGTGATCCGGCTCGCGGATCTGTTTTTGGACGGGCTGACGCGGGGGTAG